Proteins from a genomic interval of Osmia bicornis bicornis chromosome 11, iOsmBic2.1, whole genome shotgun sequence:
- the LOC114876583 gene encoding ATPase H(+)-transporting accessory protein 2 isoform X2 has product MLKLFFCCVAVFVAVKASGDFVVLHSPNSVLFNGNEEVEQSLLKEVLAAALGFTVKLRGIWSGISITDPFSLPEAVVAVVIEGVDSLDIPKGKRFPLYVNEVEETTWQALRERLEERDNDNTLVRISLGDGLDALGQSALGELKPTPIDESSLRALNLRKEEDKKFLEEVQLLHAIAKKAPSAIKPDSKSDIYWLVISGLRPIFDAYGSNSTTSREALLLLNNALNVIHDAFIQAYEGQVLIVAFTNDASKVHHIRSVTQERQKREASEPQDDHPADSTDIENEEDLNTNITSTSEPYGDVDSSTTVNDFDNDSDVGKNNTDLNNTTNTVNSNTQIIGQGVTRLAKVYSGDYPVIFNILLWFGVVFVFSLLAICIAIAQMDPGRDSVIYRMTSNRMKKDN; this is encoded by the exons atgttaaaattgtttttctgTTGCGTAGCTGTATTTGTTGCAg TTAAAGCAAGTGGAGATTTTGTAGTTCTACATAGTCCAAACAGTGTCCTGTTTAATGGGAATGAAGAAGTGGAACAAAGCTTGCTTAAAGAAGTATTAGCTGCTGCATTAGGATTTACTGTTAAACtg AGAGGAATATGGAGTGGCATTTCTATTACCGATCCATTTAGCCTTCCCGAAGCTGTAGTTGCAGTAGTAATAGAAGGAGTAGATTCTCTAGATATACCAAAGGGTAAAAGATTTCCTCTATATGTTAATGAAGTTGAAGAAACAACATGGCAAGCTCTCAGAGAACGTCTTGAAGAAAGAGACAATGATAACACTTTAGTAAGAATTTCATTAGGAGATGGTTTAGATGCT CTAGGACAGTCTGCTCTTGGAGAATTAAAACCAACTCCTATCGATGAATCATCTTTGAGAGCTTTAAATTTAAGGAAGGAAGAGGACAAGAAATTCCTTGAAGAAGTACAGTTACTCCATGCAATTGCTAAAAAAGCACCTTCTGCAATTAAACCAGATTCCAAATCTGATATCTATTGGCTTGTCATATCTGGTTTACGCCCGATTTTTGATGCTTACGGCAGTAATTCAACTACTTCTAGGGAagctttattattattaaataatgctTTGAATGTTATCCACgatgcatttatccaagcttATGAGGGCCAG GTATTAATTGTGGCCTTTACAAACGATGCAAGTAAGGTACACCATATTCGTTCTGTAACTCAAGAAAGGCAAAAACGGGAGGCTTCAGAACCG CAAGATGATCATCCAGCTGATAGCACAGATATAGAAAATGAAGAGgatttaaatacaaatattactAGTACTAGTGAACCATACGGTGATGTGGACAGTTCGACTACAGTTAATGATTTTGATAATGATAGTGACGTCGGTAAAAATAATACGGATTTGAATAACACGACGAATACAGTAAATTCTAACACACAAATTATAGGACAG GGAGTCACTCGTCTTGCAAAAGTTTATTCAGGGGATTATCCTGTCATCTTTAACATTCTTTTATGGTTTGGAGTTGTCTTTGTTTTCTCGCTGCTTGCTATTTGCA TTGCCATTGCTCAGATGGATCCCGGACGTGATTCCGTAATATATAGGATGACTTCCAATCGCATGAAGAAAGacaattaa
- the LOC114876583 gene encoding renin receptor isoform X1 codes for MLKLFFCCVAVFVAVKASGDFVVLHSPNSVLFNGNEEVEQSLLKEVLAAALGFTVKLRGIWSGISITDPFSLPEAVVAVVIEGVDSLDIPKGKRFPLYVNEVEETTWQALRERLEERDNDNTLVRISLGDGLDALGQSALGELKPTPIDESSLRALNLRKEEDKKFLEEVQLLHAIAKKAPSAIKPDSKSDIYWLVISGLRPIFDAYGSNSTTSREALLLLNNALNVIHDAFIQAYEGQVLIVAFTNDASKVHHIRSVTQERQKREASEPANKTNSIESPSEVKHVYNDTKFNNSNIPSKQDDHPADSTDIENEEDLNTNITSTSEPYGDVDSSTTVNDFDNDSDVGKNNTDLNNTTNTVNSNTQIIGQGVTRLAKVYSGDYPVIFNILLWFGVVFVFSLLAICIAIAQMDPGRDSVIYRMTSNRMKKDN; via the exons atgttaaaattgtttttctgTTGCGTAGCTGTATTTGTTGCAg TTAAAGCAAGTGGAGATTTTGTAGTTCTACATAGTCCAAACAGTGTCCTGTTTAATGGGAATGAAGAAGTGGAACAAAGCTTGCTTAAAGAAGTATTAGCTGCTGCATTAGGATTTACTGTTAAACtg AGAGGAATATGGAGTGGCATTTCTATTACCGATCCATTTAGCCTTCCCGAAGCTGTAGTTGCAGTAGTAATAGAAGGAGTAGATTCTCTAGATATACCAAAGGGTAAAAGATTTCCTCTATATGTTAATGAAGTTGAAGAAACAACATGGCAAGCTCTCAGAGAACGTCTTGAAGAAAGAGACAATGATAACACTTTAGTAAGAATTTCATTAGGAGATGGTTTAGATGCT CTAGGACAGTCTGCTCTTGGAGAATTAAAACCAACTCCTATCGATGAATCATCTTTGAGAGCTTTAAATTTAAGGAAGGAAGAGGACAAGAAATTCCTTGAAGAAGTACAGTTACTCCATGCAATTGCTAAAAAAGCACCTTCTGCAATTAAACCAGATTCCAAATCTGATATCTATTGGCTTGTCATATCTGGTTTACGCCCGATTTTTGATGCTTACGGCAGTAATTCAACTACTTCTAGGGAagctttattattattaaataatgctTTGAATGTTATCCACgatgcatttatccaagcttATGAGGGCCAG GTATTAATTGTGGCCTTTACAAACGATGCAAGTAAGGTACACCATATTCGTTCTGTAACTCAAGAAAGGCAAAAACGGGAGGCTTCAGAACCG GCTAATAAAACTAACAGTATAGAATCTCCTTCGGAAGTTAAACATGTTTACAACGATACGAAATtcaataatagtaatattccATCTAag CAAGATGATCATCCAGCTGATAGCACAGATATAGAAAATGAAGAGgatttaaatacaaatattactAGTACTAGTGAACCATACGGTGATGTGGACAGTTCGACTACAGTTAATGATTTTGATAATGATAGTGACGTCGGTAAAAATAATACGGATTTGAATAACACGACGAATACAGTAAATTCTAACACACAAATTATAGGACAG GGAGTCACTCGTCTTGCAAAAGTTTATTCAGGGGATTATCCTGTCATCTTTAACATTCTTTTATGGTTTGGAGTTGTCTTTGTTTTCTCGCTGCTTGCTATTTGCA TTGCCATTGCTCAGATGGATCCCGGACGTGATTCCGTAATATATAGGATGACTTCCAATCGCATGAAGAAAGacaattaa